One Devosia lacusdianchii genomic window carries:
- a CDS encoding fumarylacetoacetate hydrolase family protein has product MKLATVLLAGVPRVGAVESETIRLLPEAAGDMVTLIGKGHAAIVALLSEPSVVAMPLAGVTLAAPIQRFTRDVLCTGWNYWAHFEESKGKREGQDVDKPNAPTFFTKAPNTVIGPNDDIGLDPHISAKWDYEAEVAIVIGKRCRSVSQAKALDHVFGYFLANDVSQRDLQRRHGGQWLKGKSIDKTMPMGPWIVTPDELDVPEIRLQLTLNGEEMQNALVKQMAFPIAELIAELSFGMTLEVGDVIITGTPQGIGNAREPAVFLKPGDEMVISATGLGELRNRVVAADLHGSTDITSMSQPAA; this is encoded by the coding sequence ATGAAACTCGCAACTGTTCTGCTCGCTGGCGTGCCGCGCGTCGGCGCCGTCGAAAGCGAAACCATTCGCCTTTTGCCCGAAGCAGCCGGAGACATGGTGACGCTGATTGGCAAGGGCCACGCCGCCATCGTGGCGCTGCTGTCTGAACCATCTGTGGTTGCCATGCCGCTGGCCGGCGTGACGCTCGCCGCCCCGATCCAGCGCTTCACCCGCGACGTGCTGTGCACGGGCTGGAACTATTGGGCGCATTTCGAGGAAAGCAAGGGCAAGCGCGAGGGGCAGGACGTCGACAAGCCCAACGCGCCGACCTTCTTCACCAAGGCGCCCAATACGGTCATCGGTCCCAATGATGATATCGGGCTCGATCCCCATATCTCCGCCAAATGGGACTATGAAGCCGAAGTGGCCATCGTCATCGGCAAGCGCTGCCGCTCGGTGTCGCAGGCTAAGGCGCTCGACCATGTGTTCGGCTATTTCCTGGCCAATGACGTGTCGCAGCGTGACCTGCAACGCCGCCATGGCGGGCAGTGGCTCAAGGGCAAGAGCATTGACAAGACCATGCCGATGGGGCCCTGGATCGTCACGCCCGACGAACTCGACGTGCCCGAAATCCGGCTGCAACTGACCCTCAATGGCGAGGAAATGCAGAATGCGCTGGTCAAGCAGATGGCCTTCCCCATCGCCGAACTGATCGCCGAACTCTCCTTCGGCATGACGCTCGAAGTGGGCGATGTAATCATTACCGGCACGCCGCAGGGCATCGGCAATGCCCGCGAGCCGGCGGTCTTCCTCAAACCGGGCGACGAAATGGTCATTTCGGCCACAGGCCTGGGGGAATTGCGCAATCGCGTCGTCGCTGCAGACCTGCATGGCTCGACAGACATCACCTCGATGAGCCAGCCTGCTGCCTGA
- a CDS encoding RidA family protein produces the protein MKEQIQTDRLAKPNGHFSQATTIEAKGKLVFISGMTARAADGSVAGIGNVEVQTRQVCENLKAAVEAAGGSLDDIVRVDVYVRNIEHFQTIHKVRAEYFKAPVPASTMVEVAKMVNAEYLIEISAIAVLPNG, from the coding sequence ATGAAAGAACAGATCCAAACCGACCGCCTGGCCAAGCCGAACGGCCATTTCTCCCAGGCGACCACTATCGAGGCTAAAGGCAAGCTGGTCTTCATCTCGGGCATGACGGCCCGCGCGGCCGATGGCTCGGTTGCCGGCATCGGCAATGTGGAAGTGCAGACCCGCCAGGTCTGCGAAAACCTCAAGGCCGCGGTCGAGGCCGCCGGTGGCTCGCTCGATGATATCGTTCGTGTCGACGTCTATGTGCGCAATATCGAGCACTTCCAGACCATCCACAAAGTGCGCGCCGAGTATTTCAAGGCGCCAGTCCCCGCCTCGACCATGGTGGAGGTCGCCAAGATGGTGAATGCCGAATATCTCATCGAGATCAGCGCCATCGCCGTGCTGCCGAACGGGTGA
- a CDS encoding Ldh family oxidoreductase, protein MLADQNGTVSALGLQRGVAALFTAAGISPHASEQVAEDLVAADIEGVASHGVMLVPMYLQRLKAGSVSRAEEGVVVSDREASVVLDAGDVLGQLTARQAVELAVERARRFGLAAVSVRNAFHFGTAGRYARMMADQGVVGIVMSNTRPLMPATGGAEPLTGNNPLAIAVPSDAAFAPEVDMALSAAAMGKVRNAAAAGRNIPDGWAADRDGNPTNDPQKAIEGMLLPAAGPKGFGLAFMIDLLAGGLSGGAIGPEVSGLYGDPAKPYRCSNLFIAIHVDHFVDQAEFVQRAGAELGRVAASRKAPGVDRVYAPGELAHVARSRAQGRARVAPPALNSLVEAGAALGVDLPSYF, encoded by the coding sequence ATGCTGGCCGACCAGAATGGAACGGTCAGCGCTCTGGGCCTGCAGCGCGGCGTGGCGGCCCTGTTCACCGCAGCCGGCATTTCACCTCACGCGTCCGAGCAGGTCGCCGAAGACCTGGTGGCAGCCGATATCGAGGGCGTTGCCTCCCATGGTGTGATGTTGGTGCCCATGTATCTGCAGCGCCTCAAGGCCGGCTCGGTCTCGCGGGCCGAAGAGGGCGTGGTGGTCTCCGATCGCGAGGCGTCGGTCGTGCTCGATGCCGGTGATGTGCTTGGCCAACTGACCGCCCGCCAGGCCGTGGAGCTTGCCGTCGAGCGGGCGCGCCGGTTTGGCCTCGCCGCCGTCTCGGTGCGCAATGCCTTTCATTTTGGCACGGCTGGCCGCTATGCCCGCATGATGGCCGACCAGGGCGTCGTGGGTATCGTCATGTCCAATACGCGGCCGCTGATGCCGGCCACTGGCGGCGCCGAGCCGCTGACCGGCAACAATCCGCTCGCCATCGCCGTGCCCTCGGATGCCGCTTTCGCGCCCGAAGTGGACATGGCGCTGAGCGCCGCGGCTATGGGCAAGGTCCGCAATGCGGCCGCAGCCGGTCGCAACATTCCCGATGGCTGGGCTGCTGATCGCGATGGTAATCCCACCAATGATCCGCAAAAGGCCATCGAAGGCATGCTCCTGCCGGCGGCCGGACCCAAAGGCTTTGGCCTCGCCTTCATGATCGATCTTCTGGCGGGTGGCCTGTCGGGCGGCGCCATCGGTCCCGAGGTCAGCGGCCTCTATGGTGATCCGGCCAAGCCTTATCGCTGTTCAAACCTGTTCATCGCCATCCATGTCGATCACTTCGTTGACCAGGCCGAGTTCGTTCAGCGGGCCGGCGCCGAGCTGGGGCGGGTTGCCGCTTCGCGCAAGGCGCCGGGCGTTGATCGCGTCTATGCGCCGGGCGAATTGGCACATGTGGCCCGCAGCCGCGCCCAGGGACGCGCCCGCGTGGCGCCACCCGCCCTCAACAGTCTCGTTGAGGCCGGCGCCGCGCTGGGCGTCGACCTGCCCTCCTATTTCTAG
- a CDS encoding amidohydrolase family protein, with amino-acid sequence MTQTIALDVHTHLIPVDEARLASFEGVTWDAGAGVMSLDGHVVGMKSIYQPDKLLTWMEQNAVAHAFVSVPPPTYRQHLRGEETRSWADYLNAGLAGIVEKAQGRLTALLHLPTEEPLIAAEIVRAAAASGHRHFAMPAGTGDERTLGLAEFEPLWQALDDIAAFVFFHPGECADARLSAFYLTNLLGNPYESTVAIAHLVLAGVLERHQRLVPCFAHGGGLTPMVAGRWQRGFDTARPGMVLNAAPPEQVLGRIFVDCICHGEAAAEAAEKTFGATNVVFGSDWPFPMGLIDPHVQLGTYESTRRLAYVDQNTLKLLNRLDAVPGLGGQ; translated from the coding sequence ATGACCCAGACCATCGCCCTTGACGTCCATACCCATCTCATTCCCGTGGATGAGGCCCGCCTCGCGTCATTCGAGGGCGTAACGTGGGATGCCGGGGCAGGGGTGATGAGTCTCGACGGGCATGTCGTGGGCATGAAGAGCATTTACCAGCCCGACAAGCTCCTGACCTGGATGGAGCAGAACGCGGTGGCGCATGCCTTCGTCTCCGTGCCCCCGCCGACCTATCGACAGCACCTACGTGGCGAAGAGACCAGAAGTTGGGCCGATTATCTCAATGCCGGTCTCGCAGGCATCGTCGAGAAAGCGCAGGGCCGGCTCACGGCGCTGCTGCATCTGCCGACCGAGGAGCCGCTGATCGCCGCCGAAATCGTGCGGGCGGCTGCGGCATCCGGGCATCGCCATTTCGCCATGCCGGCCGGGACCGGGGATGAGCGCACCCTTGGCCTGGCTGAATTCGAACCACTGTGGCAGGCCCTTGATGACATCGCAGCCTTCGTATTCTTCCACCCCGGCGAATGTGCCGATGCTCGCTTGAGCGCCTTTTATCTGACTAATCTGCTGGGCAATCCATATGAGAGCACGGTGGCCATCGCCCATCTCGTGCTGGCTGGTGTGCTCGAGCGCCACCAGCGGCTGGTACCGTGCTTTGCCCATGGCGGCGGATTGACGCCGATGGTCGCCGGGCGCTGGCAGCGCGGCTTCGACACGGCTCGGCCCGGCATGGTGCTGAACGCTGCGCCGCCCGAGCAGGTTCTCGGGCGCATTTTCGTCGACTGCATCTGCCACGGCGAAGCAGCGGCGGAAGCGGCCGAGAAGACCTTCGGCGCGACCAACGTCGTCTTTGGCTCCGACTGGCCCTTTCCGATGGGGCTGATAGACCCGCACGTCCAGCTTGGTACGTATGAGAGCACGAGGCGTTTAGCCTATGTGGATCAAAATACTCTCAAGCTGCTCAACAGGCTGGATGCTGTTCCAGGACTGGGCGGTCAGTAA
- a CDS encoding putative bifunctional diguanylate cyclase/phosphodiesterase: MSSLDQFLAASPDAMIIADAGGLILHWNTAAERMFGLRVEQAVGTSLDVIIPEQMRGAHTDGMRRLTAGGRPRVVGSVVEVTAQHVDGRQFPIEMSLSMWSENGEARFGATVRDVSMRRANDDRLHHLAHYDQLTLLPNRTSFLEKIESALGTASTSTVLLVDLDRFKEVNDQLGHAAGDSVLIEAALRIRRCVPVGIATVARLGGDEFAILIPGTADLLKADALALRIRQELGRPFNLDGSLMWVGGSLGIATSPCHGTDAATLMGSADLALYKAKAEGGDRQCLFVPTLKAAASARRHLETELRAAWEAQEFELHYQPQVSLADRQIVGAEALLRWRHPTRGLLQPSAFLSTLENSSLAAPLGQWVLETACQQGTAWASQVGGFTMAVNLFSAQLKSGPLPDIVASALKLSGFPGSQLELEITENIMLNDDGRSRDQLQALHDLGIGLAFDDFGTGYASLAFLKQFPITRLKIDRGFVSNMRARGADAAIVQTVIMLARRFGLAVIAEGVETKEQEDLLKKWRCPQAQGYLYSKALSANDFEHLLAARSRGAKFGSAR, translated from the coding sequence ATGTCATCTCTCGACCAATTTCTTGCGGCCTCCCCTGACGCCATGATCATCGCCGACGCTGGTGGGCTCATCTTGCATTGGAACACAGCAGCAGAGCGCATGTTCGGCCTGCGGGTAGAACAGGCAGTCGGCACTTCGCTTGATGTCATCATTCCCGAACAGATGCGTGGCGCCCATACCGACGGCATGCGCCGCCTCACGGCTGGTGGACGTCCACGGGTGGTGGGCTCCGTGGTCGAGGTGACCGCGCAGCACGTAGACGGCCGACAGTTTCCCATCGAGATGTCCCTGTCCATGTGGAGCGAAAACGGGGAGGCGCGTTTCGGAGCTACGGTTCGCGACGTATCGATGCGAAGGGCCAACGATGATCGGCTGCATCATCTCGCCCACTATGACCAACTCACCCTGCTACCAAACAGGACCTCGTTCCTGGAGAAGATCGAAAGCGCGCTCGGGACGGCATCGACCTCCACCGTGCTGCTCGTTGATCTGGACCGGTTCAAAGAGGTCAATGACCAACTCGGGCACGCCGCCGGCGACTCCGTTTTGATTGAGGCCGCCCTGCGAATTCGGCGGTGCGTGCCTGTGGGGATAGCCACAGTTGCTCGGCTAGGTGGAGACGAGTTTGCCATCCTGATACCTGGTACCGCAGACCTTCTGAAGGCCGATGCCTTGGCACTTCGCATTCGCCAAGAGCTGGGAAGGCCGTTCAATCTGGACGGCAGTCTGATGTGGGTGGGTGGCAGCCTTGGGATCGCGACGTCGCCGTGTCACGGAACCGACGCAGCGACGCTTATGGGAAGCGCCGACTTGGCCCTCTACAAAGCCAAGGCAGAGGGAGGAGACCGCCAATGTCTGTTTGTCCCAACTCTAAAGGCGGCTGCCAGTGCGCGGCGTCATCTGGAAACTGAGCTTAGGGCGGCGTGGGAAGCGCAAGAATTCGAGCTGCACTACCAACCGCAAGTCAGCTTGGCAGACCGTCAAATCGTCGGCGCAGAAGCATTGTTGCGATGGCGGCATCCCACACGCGGCTTGCTGCAACCGAGCGCCTTTCTCTCCACCCTGGAAAATAGCAGCCTTGCTGCCCCGCTGGGCCAGTGGGTGCTGGAGACAGCCTGCCAGCAGGGAACGGCCTGGGCTTCCCAGGTCGGCGGATTCACAATGGCTGTGAACCTGTTCAGCGCCCAACTCAAGTCGGGTCCCTTGCCGGATATCGTCGCATCGGCCTTGAAGCTGTCTGGGTTTCCCGGGAGCCAGTTAGAGCTGGAGATCACCGAAAACATCATGCTCAACGATGATGGGCGCTCGAGGGATCAGCTTCAGGCACTTCATGACCTGGGCATAGGCCTGGCGTTTGACGACTTCGGCACGGGTTATGCCTCTCTGGCTTTTCTCAAGCAGTTTCCCATCACCCGCTTGAAGATCGACCGTGGTTTTGTGAGCAATATGCGCGCTCGCGGCGCCGATGCGGCGATCGTTCAGACCGTAATCATGCTGGCCCGCAGGTTCGGCTTGGCGGTGATCGCGGAAGGCGTGGAAACCAAAGAGCAAGAGGACTTGCTGAAGAAGTGGCGTTGTCCTCAGGCGCAAGGGTATCTGTACAGCAAGGCGCTTTCTGCGAACGATTTTGAGCATCTCTTGGCCGCTCGGTCGCGCGGAGCCAAATTTGGGTCGGCAAGGTGA
- the ptsP gene encoding phosphoenolpyruvate--protein phosphotransferase, which translates to MVTTIGGPRVLLRQLRETMAEPLASQDRLDKIVGLIADNMRADVCSFYVLRDDGALELFATKGLAAESVHMTTLRLGEGLVGLIAAEAEPLSLDDAPSHPSFAYRPETGEERYNAFLGVPVLRAGQTLGVLVVQNAERRHYGEDETEAMLTTATILAEMIATSDFDNLIKPGSDIDLRRPRMYTGVSFTDGIALGTVVLHDPRVVVSNFIAEDTEAEKVRLETALEKMRVSIDAMLDHGDMVGGTDHREILETYRMFANDRGWVHRLTEAIDNGLSAEAAVERVQNDTRARMLRQTDPYIRDRLHDLDDLANRLLRVLTGDGQALARKALPDNAILVARNMGPAELLEYDRTKLRGIVLEEGGTTAHVAIVARSLGMVAVGQAQSIVSMCETGDDIILDGPAGIVHLRPTPDIEQAYIDKVKVTAKRRAHYAALKDKPSVTKDGTQITLLHNSGLVADLPMLDDTGAAGVGLFRTELQFMIASKLPRLHEQQELYAEAMAIAGERPVVFRLLDIGGDKVLPYQRSMAEENPAMGFRSIRLGLERPGLLRTQIRALLLAANGRPLKILVPMVTETFEFIQTRMVVQKEVERLRRAGKPVPSRLELGVMVEVPSLLFELDQLLPQADFVSIGSNDLVQFLTASDRANPRVAKAYDPIGMPRLRAIRMVVDAARRYNIPITMCGELAGKPLEALALMAVGMTRLSMGPASIGPIKELVLNVDLKPIQMAVGAALSDGADGVTIRQLLQEWIEKQNLPV; encoded by the coding sequence ATGGTCACGACCATAGGCGGCCCGAGGGTGCTGCTGCGGCAATTGCGCGAGACGATGGCGGAGCCGCTGGCTTCGCAGGATCGGCTCGACAAGATCGTGGGCCTGATCGCCGACAATATGCGCGCCGATGTGTGTTCGTTCTACGTGCTGCGTGATGACGGCGCGCTGGAGCTGTTCGCCACCAAGGGCCTGGCTGCCGAATCGGTGCACATGACCACGCTTCGCCTTGGCGAGGGCCTGGTCGGTCTGATTGCCGCCGAAGCCGAGCCGCTCAGCCTCGACGATGCCCCCAGCCATCCCAGCTTTGCCTATCGCCCGGAGACCGGTGAGGAGCGTTATAACGCCTTCCTTGGCGTGCCTGTGCTGCGGGCCGGCCAGACGCTGGGCGTGCTCGTGGTGCAGAATGCCGAACGCCGCCATTATGGCGAAGACGAAACCGAAGCGATGCTGACTACGGCCACAATCCTGGCCGAGATGATCGCCACCTCGGATTTCGACAATCTGATCAAGCCGGGGTCCGATATCGATCTCAGGCGTCCCCGCATGTATACCGGCGTCAGTTTTACCGACGGCATCGCTCTCGGCACCGTCGTGCTGCACGACCCGCGCGTCGTGGTGTCCAATTTTATCGCCGAAGATACCGAAGCCGAAAAGGTGCGGCTGGAGACGGCGCTCGAGAAGATGCGCGTCTCGATCGATGCCATGCTCGACCATGGCGACATGGTCGGCGGCACCGACCACCGCGAAATTCTCGAAACCTACCGCATGTTCGCCAATGACCGGGGCTGGGTACACCGGCTGACCGAGGCGATCGACAATGGCCTTTCGGCCGAAGCGGCGGTCGAGCGGGTCCAGAACGACACCCGCGCCCGCATGCTGCGCCAGACAGACCCCTATATCCGCGATCGGCTGCACGATCTCGACGATCTGGCCAACCGTCTGTTGCGCGTGTTGACCGGCGATGGCCAGGCGCTGGCGCGGAAGGCGCTGCCTGACAATGCCATCCTCGTTGCCCGCAATATGGGTCCGGCGGAACTGCTAGAATACGACCGCACTAAACTGCGCGGCATCGTGCTCGAAGAAGGCGGCACCACCGCGCATGTGGCGATCGTGGCACGCTCGCTCGGCATGGTGGCCGTCGGCCAGGCGCAGTCGATCGTCTCGATGTGCGAGACCGGCGACGATATCATTCTCGATGGTCCGGCCGGGATCGTGCATTTGCGGCCGACGCCCGATATCGAGCAGGCCTATATCGACAAGGTCAAGGTTACGGCCAAGCGGCGGGCTCACTATGCCGCGCTCAAGGACAAGCCCAGCGTCACCAAGGATGGCACGCAGATTACGCTGCTGCACAATTCCGGGCTGGTCGCTGACCTGCCGATGCTGGACGATACCGGCGCGGCTGGTGTCGGGCTGTTCCGCACCGAATTGCAGTTCATGATCGCCAGCAAGCTGCCGCGCCTGCATGAGCAGCAGGAGCTTTATGCCGAGGCCATGGCGATTGCCGGCGAGCGGCCGGTGGTGTTCCGTCTGCTCGATATCGGCGGCGATAAAGTGTTGCCCTATCAGCGCTCGATGGCCGAGGAAAACCCGGCCATGGGCTTCCGTTCGATCCGGCTGGGGCTGGAACGGCCGGGTCTGTTACGCACGCAGATCAGAGCGCTGCTGCTGGCGGCGAATGGGCGGCCGCTCAAAATCCTCGTGCCGATGGTCACCGAGACTTTCGAGTTCATCCAGACCCGCATGGTCGTGCAAAAGGAAGTCGAGCGGCTGCGTCGCGCCGGCAAGCCGGTGCCGAGCCGGCTCGAACTGGGCGTGATGGTTGAAGTGCCCAGTCTGCTGTTCGAGCTCGACCAATTGCTGCCGCAGGCGGATTTCGTTTCCATCGGGTCCAACGACCTGGTGCAGTTCCTCACGGCATCCGATCGCGCCAATCCGCGAGTGGCCAAGGCCTATGATCCGATCGGCATGCCGCGCCTGCGCGCCATCCGCATGGTGGTGGACGCTGCGCGGCGCTACAATATCCCGATCACCATGTGCGGCGAGCTGGCTGGCAAGCCGCTGGAGGCGCTGGCGCTGATGGCGGTGGGGATGACGCGGCTCTCTATGGGCCCGGCCTCGATCGGACCGATCAAGGAACTGGTGCTCAACGTCGACCTCAAGCCAATCCAGATGGCGGTGGGCGCCGCGCTCAGCGATGGCGCCGATGGCGTGACCATCCGCCAATTGCT
- a CDS encoding GntR family transcriptional regulator: MNEHATLNASVFSQLRQDILTGRLRPGERLRAETLRQRYDVGGSPVREALMRLETEGFVVLEENKGFRVADASVAHLQDLSRTRIEIEALALKWSIAKGGVDWESSIVASMHRLASVPKHLDAAGHEHNADWLRYHREFHAALVAACDSAVLLGIRNRLFDQAERYVALSITAGGEVRDDVAEHQALMEAVLSRDTELALALNRRHLERTTKKLLAALEAGANL, encoded by the coding sequence ATGAATGAACACGCGACACTGAATGCCTCGGTATTCAGCCAGTTGAGGCAGGACATATTGACCGGTCGGCTGCGTCCTGGCGAGCGGTTGCGGGCAGAAACCCTGCGCCAGCGTTATGATGTCGGCGGCAGTCCCGTGCGTGAAGCCCTGATGCGCCTTGAGACCGAAGGCTTTGTCGTGCTTGAGGAAAACAAGGGCTTTCGCGTCGCCGATGCCTCTGTGGCACACCTGCAGGACCTGTCGCGCACCCGCATCGAGATCGAAGCGCTGGCGCTCAAGTGGTCCATTGCAAAGGGCGGTGTGGACTGGGAATCCTCCATTGTCGCCTCGATGCATCGCCTTGCCAGCGTACCCAAGCACCTCGACGCGGCGGGGCACGAACACAATGCCGACTGGCTGCGTTATCACCGCGAATTCCACGCGGCGCTCGTGGCGGCCTGCGATTCAGCGGTTTTGCTGGGCATTCGCAACCGTTTGTTCGACCAGGCCGAGCGCTATGTAGCGCTCTCGATCACGGCCGGGGGCGAGGTGCGCGACGATGTCGCCGAGCATCAGGCCCTCATGGAGGCCGTGTTGAGCCGGGACACTGAACTGGCTCTGGCGTTGAACCGCCGTCATCTCGAACGCACCACCAAGAAGCTGCTCGCCGCGCTCGAAGCCGGAGCCAACCTGTAA
- a CDS encoding aspartate kinase — MARIVVKFGGTSVATVERIRQAARHVKREVDAGNEVAVVVSAMSGKTNELVGWVNEASPLHDAREYDAVVASGEQVTAGLMAIVLSEMGIQSRSFAGWQVPIHTDDSHGAARITEIDPTELDKRMTSGWVPVITGFQGVSPHGRVTTLGRGGSDTSAVAVAAAVKADRCDIYTDVDGVYTTDPRIVPKAQRLTKISFEEMLEMASLGAKVLMIRSVEMAMAHKVRLLVRSTFDDPDAPQLAPDGTPGVPGTLVCDEDEIMEKQIVSGVTLAKAEAKITLRDVKDNPGVAAAIFGTLADQGIIVDMIVQNIADDGATTDITFTVPDSEYDKAIKTLKDAGDRIEYARISGSKGGAKVSVVGVGMRSHAGVASSMFKALADKGINIQLITTSEIKTSVLIDEQYAELAVRALHTYYGLDKKDA, encoded by the coding sequence TTGGCCCGTATAGTCGTCAAGTTCGGTGGCACGTCCGTTGCCACCGTCGAACGTATCCGCCAGGCAGCGCGCCATGTGAAGCGCGAGGTCGATGCCGGCAATGAAGTGGCTGTGGTTGTCTCCGCCATGTCGGGCAAGACCAATGAACTGGTCGGCTGGGTCAATGAAGCCAGCCCACTGCACGACGCGCGCGAATATGACGCCGTCGTGGCTTCGGGCGAGCAGGTGACAGCCGGCCTTATGGCGATCGTGCTGTCCGAGATGGGTATCCAGTCGCGCTCATTTGCCGGCTGGCAGGTGCCGATCCATACCGACGATTCCCACGGCGCGGCGCGCATTACAGAAATCGATCCGACCGAACTCGACAAGCGGATGACGAGCGGCTGGGTGCCTGTCATCACCGGCTTCCAGGGCGTGTCGCCGCATGGCCGCGTCACGACGCTGGGCCGCGGCGGCTCGGATACTTCGGCCGTTGCCGTGGCAGCGGCGGTCAAGGCCGATCGCTGCGATATCTATACCGATGTTGACGGTGTTTACACCACGGACCCGCGGATCGTGCCCAAGGCGCAGCGGCTGACCAAGATTTCCTTCGAGGAAATGCTGGAAATGGCCTCGCTCGGCGCCAAGGTGCTGATGATCCGCTCGGTCGAGATGGCCATGGCGCATAAGGTGCGCCTCTTGGTGCGGTCGACTTTCGATGATCCTGATGCGCCGCAGCTGGCGCCGGACGGAACGCCCGGCGTGCCCGGTACATTGGTTTGCGATGAGGATGAGATCATGGAAAAGCAGATCGTTTCGGGCGTGACGCTCGCCAAGGCGGAAGCCAAGATCACCCTGCGCGACGTCAAGGACAATCCGGGTGTTGCCGCCGCCATTTTCGGCACGCTGGCCGATCAAGGCATCATCGTCGACATGATCGTGCAGAACATCGCCGACGATGGCGCGACCACCGACATCACGTTCACGGTGCCGGATAGCGAGTACGACAAGGCAATCAAGACGCTCAAGGATGCGGGTGACCGTATCGAATATGCGCGGATTTCCGGCTCCAAGGGCGGCGCAAAGGTCTCGGTCGTGGGCGTAGGCATGCGTAGCCACGCGGGCGTTGCATCCTCGATGTTCAAGGCATTGGCCGACAAGGGCATCAACATACAGCTGATCACCACGTCGGAAATCAAGACCTCGGTGTTGATCGATGAGCAATATGCTGAGCTTGCGGTTCGCGCGCTCCATACTTATTACGGGTTGGACAAGAAGGACGCATAA
- a CDS encoding cupin domain-containing protein yields the protein MTQDGKIGMPPGAPSLEEILLQTNDMPWRAKSLKGVHEKMLWRDEETGASVALIKFDKGASIPTPHLHASNQMMFCLSGHYEYTATGVTLKPGSFYCNPKGNVHGPTLAHEDTVVVEIYDGPHYPVRPDWYDNDEDAR from the coding sequence ATGACGCAGGACGGAAAGATCGGCATGCCCCCGGGCGCGCCTTCACTCGAAGAGATTTTGCTTCAGACCAATGACATGCCCTGGCGAGCCAAGTCGCTGAAGGGCGTGCATGAGAAGATGCTGTGGCGGGACGAGGAGACCGGTGCTTCTGTGGCGCTGATCAAGTTCGACAAGGGGGCCAGTATCCCGACGCCGCACCTGCACGCCTCCAACCAGATGATGTTCTGCCTGTCGGGGCACTACGAATATACCGCCACCGGCGTGACGCTGAAGCCAGGCTCCTTCTACTGCAATCCCAAGGGCAATGTGCATGGGCCGACCCTGGCGCATGAGGACACTGTCGTTGTCGAGATCTATGACGGCCCGCACTATCCGGTGCGGCCCGACTGGTATGACAATGACGAGGATGCCCGCTGA
- a CDS encoding DUF4272 domain-containing protein, whose product MGDTASRAKTRKALDEHGLEFHQTLPLLDFAEPRPVGDVLARLFCLNAVAAAAYGFRSASSLAWLTRENFVDRLSINERIFLEHGQGDPVVFRLQVEGMWALAWTLGIVSRLDFWRHCSSDFVTRLPDLKSGEGTARTIMQMNARDGDEVRAACDLYYCLNWVVRETSLRGQTLPPGLEPYVITERARALDWILGDDWGAGDLDT is encoded by the coding sequence ATGGGCGACACCGCATCCAGAGCTAAAACGCGGAAAGCTCTGGACGAGCACGGCCTCGAATTTCACCAGACCCTACCGCTCCTCGATTTTGCTGAGCCCCGACCTGTCGGCGACGTACTGGCGCGACTGTTCTGCCTAAATGCCGTTGCTGCTGCGGCGTACGGATTCCGCTCTGCAAGTTCTCTCGCTTGGCTCACGCGGGAGAACTTCGTCGACAGGCTCAGCATTAACGAACGGATTTTCTTAGAGCACGGCCAAGGAGACCCAGTCGTATTCAGGCTTCAGGTGGAGGGGATGTGGGCGCTCGCCTGGACGCTAGGCATCGTCTCCAGGCTGGATTTCTGGCGCCACTGCAGTTCCGATTTCGTCACACGATTGCCCGACCTAAAATCAGGTGAGGGAACTGCGCGGACAATCATGCAAATGAATGCGCGAGACGGAGACGAGGTACGCGCTGCCTGCGACCTGTACTACTGCCTAAACTGGGTCGTTCGAGAGACATCTCTCAGGGGTCAAACGCTCCCTCCGGGTTTGGAGCCTTATGTAATCACAGAGCGCGCCAGGGCTCTTGACTGGATACTCGGCGACGATTGGGGCGCCGGAGATTTAGACACCTGA